In Centroberyx gerrardi isolate f3 chromosome 11, fCenGer3.hap1.cur.20231027, whole genome shotgun sequence, the following are encoded in one genomic region:
- the f9b gene encoding coagulation factor IXb: MARVCLLAFAAGVLLEMYGLEAAGTEENTGSVFVSQQSAATVLRRQRRYNTPFEEVLHKDNLERECMEEVCNMEEAREVFENDEKTMEFWATYTDDNQCKSSPCQNGGACEHENGAYVCWCKPNFSGKNCEIEVTKQCSVNNGGCSHFCVMQSRRAVCQCAFGYKLGPDRKSCVSTEQFACGHVSKSTSFNTRSLITAESSSRTHASKMNNNSSDTLEDDYYDFNITQLFEDYDVPRNDSDRPNSSAASAVEPDQVNSAVSSTLSPTEAVTSSGGLSGTTEAPPSDTADKKQLPFWAFFPTVPTITEEINGDQRIVGGNEAIPGEIPWQVTLMRPDQTEHGASSFCGGSLLSEVWVITAAHCLIEATTAAANFFVRVGEHDFDRTEGTEQDHFVIEQFIHPYYDDRKSKYNHDIALLKLSSPVQLSDQRRPICLGPKDFTENLLRESRNSLVSGWGTLNFQGREARKLQKLEVPYVDRTVCKGSSRDHITRFMFCAGYHSERKDACQGDSGGPHATNYQGTWFLTGIVSWGEMCALEGKYGVYTRISRYYSWISQTTGIRISNSTN; the protein is encoded by the exons ATGGCCAGGGTTTGTTTACTGGCCTTTGCCGCTGGCGTGCTGCTGGAGATGTACGGGCTGGAGGCTGCAGGCACTGAGGAAAACACAG gttctgtgtttgtgtctcagcAGTCAGCGGCCACAGTGCTGCGCCGCCAGCGCAGGTACAACACCCCTTTTGAGGAGGTTCTCCATAAAGACAACCTGGAGAGGGAGTGTATGGAGGAGGTCTGCAACATGGAGGAGGCCAGGGAGGTGTTTGAGAATGACGAAAAGACT atGGAATTCTGGGCTACATACACTG acgaTAACCAGTGTAAATCGAGCCCCTGTCAGAATGGAGGTGCGTGTGAACATGAAAACGGTGCGTACGTTTGCTGGTGCAAACCAAACTTCAGCGGCAAGAACTGTGAGATAG AGGTCACCAAGCAGTGTTCAGTGAACAACGGAGGGTGTTCCCACTTCTGTGTGATGCAGTCGCGCCGCGCTGTGTGCCAGTGTGCATTTGGTTACAAACTGGGTCCAGACAGGAAGAGCTGTGTCTCCACAg AGCAATTCGCCTGCGGTCATGTGAGTAAGTCCACCAGCTTCAACACCAGGTCCCTCATAACAGCAGAGTCATCCAGCAGGACACACGCCTCCAAAATGAACAACAACTCCAGCGACACCCTGGAGGACGATTACTACGACTTCAACATAACGCAGCTATTTGAAGACTACGACGTCCCTAGGAATGATTCTGATCGGCCGAACTCCTCTGCGGCCTCGGCGGTAGAGCCAGATCAGGTGAACTCTGCTGTGAGCTCCACACTGAGCCCGACTGAGGCTGTCACGAGCAGCGGTGGGCTGAGCGGCACCACTGAAGCGCCCCCGAGTGACACCGCAGACAAAAAGCAGCTGCCTTTCTGGGCTTTCTTCCCCACCGTGCCGACCATCACGGAAGAGATCAACGGGGAccagaggattgtgggagggAATGAGGCCATTCCTGGAGAGATACCCTGGCAG gtgacCCTGATGCGTCCTGATCAGACAGAGCATGGAGCCTCCAGTTTCTGTGGAGGCTCTCTGCTCAGTGAAGTGTGGGTCATCACTGCCGCCCATTGTCTGATCGAGGCGACAACTGCTGCAGCAAACTTCTTCGTCAGAGTag GTGAACATGACTTTGACCGGACGGAGGGCACAGAGCAAGACCACTTTGTGATAGAACAGTTCATCCACCCCTACTACGACGACCGAAAGTCCAAATACAACCACGACATCGCCCTGCTGAAGCTCAGCAGTCCTGTGCAACTGTCCGACCAGCGCCGTCCCATCTGCCTGGGCCCCAAGGACTTCACTGAGAACCTGCTGAGGGAGTCCAGAAACTCCCTGGTGAGCGGCTGGGGAACTCTCAACTTTCAGGGCCGGGAGGCCAGAAAGCTGCAGAAGCTGGAGGTCCCCTACGTTGACCGGACCGTGTGTAAAGGCAGCAGCCGGGACCACATCACGCGCTTCATGTTCTGCGCGGGCTACCATAGCGAGCGGAAAGATGCGTGCCAGGGGGACAGCGGAGGGCCCCACGCCACCAATTACCAAGGCACCTGGTTCCTGACAGGCATCGTCAGCTGGGGGGAGATGTGTGCTTTGGAGGGAAAGTATGGCGTGTACACCCGAATCTCACGCTACTACTCGTGGATCAGTCAGACCACAGGGATTCGAATTAGCAACTCAACAAACTGA